The following are encoded together in the Xanthomonas sacchari genome:
- a CDS encoding methyl-accepting chemotaxis protein: protein MTSHSANHAAPPASERRSRLRIWHDLPIARKLSLIGVLALIGLVIPLLLYTRTLNDGVEVSRAELRSYAPLRQMLTLLAALQEEQVGTGTDAAQARETADRALGELQRTVPALPGFDRSTAALAQLQQTLQTRRNDFAAVADKADDALDALRDDSQLVYTPYVESYHLVVSSLIYAPVTSQTLTRLDAMHDPSQAGTETPILRAQIGELARDQARLRHELKKALGLLEQQDPALTQAVSNEAAVADRALPQLAQALDSGGADADQRWNVALHGWDEALHGLSATALQALQRQSQRHLDASLQAMWSAAAGLGVLTLLIAAICAHTLITLTRNVRRAAGVAADIAEGRLDARIVVPSRDESGRLLADMQRMQQQLREVLAAQTEMARRHDVGQTSYRMDESSFPGDYGRMVRDSNALAAAHIAVTERLAQIMGRYAIGDLSEDMDRLPGEKARLTETMDTVKHNLTAMNTEIKHLAGAAAAGDFSVRGDAERFQYDFRLMVDSLNQLMATADGNLQALSSLLQSIAAGDLTARMHGDFQGVFATMRDDANATTEQLAAIVARIQTAAVSINGAASEIATGNDNLSRRTEQQAANLEETAASMEELTSTVKQNAERARDANRLAAGAASVASQGGVVVGQVVQTMSGIETSSKKIADIISVIDGIAFQTNILALNAAVEAARAGEQGRGFAVVASEVRTLAQRSANAAKEIKGLIDESVGRVAEGSALVERAGTTMQEIVTSVQHVTDIIGEIAAASQEQSSGIEQVNRTVTQMDESTQQNAALVEEATAAARSMEEQAGQLRQAVAVFKVEAQTSSLRPSAVSAARRPAHAFA from the coding sequence ATGACGTCGCACTCCGCGAACCACGCCGCTCCGCCCGCCTCCGAACGCCGCTCCCGCCTGCGGATCTGGCACGACCTCCCCATCGCGCGCAAACTCAGCCTGATCGGGGTCCTGGCCCTGATCGGCCTGGTCATTCCGCTGCTGCTGTACACCCGCACGCTCAACGACGGCGTGGAGGTCAGCCGCGCCGAGTTGCGCAGCTATGCGCCACTGCGGCAGATGCTGACGCTGCTGGCGGCCCTGCAGGAAGAACAGGTCGGCACCGGCACCGATGCGGCGCAGGCGCGCGAGACCGCGGACCGGGCGCTGGGCGAACTGCAACGGACCGTGCCGGCCCTGCCCGGCTTCGACCGCAGCACGGCGGCGCTGGCGCAGCTCCAGCAGACCTTGCAGACCAGGCGCAACGACTTCGCGGCGGTCGCCGACAAGGCCGACGACGCGCTGGACGCCCTGCGCGACGACAGCCAACTGGTCTACACCCCCTACGTGGAGAGCTACCACCTGGTGGTCAGCAGCCTGATCTACGCCCCAGTCACCAGCCAGACCCTGACCCGACTGGATGCGATGCACGATCCGTCCCAGGCGGGTACGGAGACCCCGATCCTGCGCGCCCAGATCGGTGAGTTGGCGCGCGACCAGGCGCGCCTGCGGCATGAACTGAAGAAGGCCCTTGGCCTGCTCGAGCAGCAGGATCCGGCGCTGACGCAGGCGGTGAGCAACGAAGCCGCCGTCGCCGACCGCGCCCTGCCGCAACTGGCGCAGGCCCTGGACAGCGGCGGCGCCGACGCCGACCAGCGCTGGAACGTGGCCCTGCACGGCTGGGACGAGGCCCTGCATGGCCTGAGCGCCACCGCCTTGCAGGCGCTGCAGCGCCAGTCGCAACGGCACCTGGACGCGTCGCTGCAGGCGATGTGGTCCGCGGCGGCCGGGCTCGGCGTGTTGACCCTGCTGATCGCGGCGATCTGTGCGCACACGCTGATCACGCTGACCCGCAATGTGCGTCGCGCTGCCGGTGTCGCCGCCGACATCGCCGAAGGCCGCCTCGACGCCCGCATCGTGGTGCCCAGCCGCGACGAAAGCGGACGGCTGCTGGCCGACATGCAGCGCATGCAGCAACAGCTGCGCGAAGTGCTGGCCGCACAGACCGAAATGGCGCGGCGCCACGACGTGGGCCAGACCAGCTACCGCATGGACGAAAGCAGCTTCCCCGGCGACTACGGGCGCATGGTCCGCGACAGCAATGCGCTGGCCGCCGCGCACATCGCGGTGACCGAGCGCCTGGCGCAGATCATGGGCCGCTACGCCATCGGCGACCTGTCTGAGGACATGGACCGCCTGCCCGGCGAAAAGGCCCGTCTCACCGAGACGATGGACACGGTCAAGCACAACCTGACCGCGATGAATACCGAGATCAAGCACCTGGCCGGCGCCGCGGCGGCCGGCGATTTCAGCGTGCGCGGCGACGCCGAGCGCTTCCAGTACGACTTCCGCCTGATGGTCGACAGCCTCAACCAGTTGATGGCCACCGCCGACGGCAACCTGCAGGCGCTGTCGTCGCTGCTGCAGTCGATCGCCGCCGGCGACCTGACCGCGCGCATGCACGGCGACTTCCAGGGCGTGTTCGCCACCATGCGCGACGACGCCAACGCCACCACCGAACAACTGGCCGCCATCGTCGCGCGCATCCAGACCGCCGCGGTCAGCATCAACGGCGCCGCCAGCGAGATCGCCACCGGCAACGACAATCTGTCGCGTCGCACCGAGCAACAGGCCGCCAATCTGGAGGAGACCGCTGCGTCGATGGAGGAACTGACCTCCACCGTCAAGCAGAACGCGGAGCGCGCGCGCGACGCCAACCGCCTCGCCGCCGGCGCGGCCTCGGTGGCATCGCAGGGCGGCGTGGTGGTGGGCCAGGTGGTGCAGACCATGAGCGGCATCGAGACCTCCTCGAAGAAGATCGCCGACATCATCTCGGTCATCGACGGCATCGCCTTCCAGACCAATATCCTGGCGCTCAACGCGGCGGTCGAAGCCGCCCGTGCCGGCGAACAGGGCCGCGGTTTCGCGGTGGTGGCCAGCGAAGTGCGCACCCTGGCCCAGCGCTCGGCCAATGCCGCCAAGGAGATCAAGGGCCTGATCGACGAGTCGGTCGGCCGCGTCGCCGAAGGCTCGGCGCTGGTCGAGCGCGCCGGCACCACCATGCAGGAGATCGTGACTTCGGTGCAGCACGTCACCGACATCATCGGCGAGATCGCCGCGGCCTCGCAGGAGCAATCGTCCGGCATCGAGCAGGTCAACCGCACCGTCACCCAGATGGACGAGAGCACCCAGCAGAACGCCGCACTGGTCGAGGAAGCCACTGCGGCCGCCCGCTCGATGGAGGAGCAGGCCGGGCAACTGCGCCAGGCGGTGGCGGTGTTCAAGGTGGAAGCGCAGACATCATCGCTGCGCCCGTCGGCGGTGTCGGCCGCACGCAGGCCGGCGCACGCCTTCGCCTGA
- a CDS encoding methyl-accepting chemotaxis protein: MNALLQRYNVGRRLGMAFGILILLSGVLVAMGLLTMARAHRELDSIVNGNMEKVRLSNEMLDANTNVQIGLLSITIVDGDAANQKMIDIVQRNRARYKAAHDALSAMPATPAERQAMAAIESARAQSVQLNNQVMALGEKDLNTQAQALLLGDAAVAMERQQAAIRANADLQRRLSREAYAISSAAMARGRIILISGGLAVLLVSGLLGWTITRSLTGPLGRATRAAEAIADGRLDNDVSTDARDEPGRLLVAMGRMQTQLQRFSSETALMIELHADKDISHRMPQDFPGVYGELSKGINTMMFEHLDAIVDAIGVLNEYANGDLRRDARRLPGSRAVLHESMDAAKASLLAINTEIKRLAAAAAAGDFSARGDAAHFQHDFRLMVQDLNAMMEVSDRNLGKLSALLQSIAAGDLTARMDGEFHGVFATMRDDANATADQLTGIVGRIQTAAVSINAAATEIAAGNDDLSRRTEQQAASLEETAASMEELTSTVKQNAEHARQANQLAVGAASVASQGGAVVGQVVETMSGIEASSKKIADIISVIDGIAFQTNILALNAAVEAARAGEQGRGFAVVASEVRTLAQRSANAAKEIKTLIDDSVGRVATGSALVDQAGRTMSEIVASVQRVTDIMGEISAASQEQSAGIEQVNQTVTQMDETTQQNAALVEEATAAARSMEEQAGQLSDAVALFKIDSVASIARPAAVRAAPAKPAVRVASKAGTAPQPAVRRPVVAAASNGDAWQEF, from the coding sequence ATGAACGCACTTCTGCAACGCTACAACGTCGGTCGGCGCCTGGGCATGGCGTTCGGCATCCTCATCCTGCTGTCCGGCGTGCTGGTCGCCATGGGCTTGCTGACCATGGCCAGGGCGCATCGCGAACTGGACAGCATCGTCAACGGCAACATGGAAAAGGTCCGGCTCTCCAACGAGATGCTGGATGCCAACACCAACGTGCAGATCGGGCTGTTGTCCATCACCATCGTCGATGGCGATGCGGCCAACCAGAAGATGATCGACATCGTGCAGCGCAACCGGGCGCGCTACAAGGCCGCGCACGATGCACTGTCGGCGATGCCGGCGACACCGGCCGAACGCCAGGCCATGGCCGCCATCGAGAGTGCGCGGGCGCAGTCGGTGCAACTCAACAATCAGGTGATGGCGCTGGGCGAGAAGGATCTCAACACCCAGGCGCAGGCGTTGCTGCTGGGCGATGCCGCGGTGGCGATGGAGAGGCAGCAGGCGGCGATCCGCGCCAATGCCGATCTGCAGCGGCGCTTGAGCCGGGAAGCCTATGCGATCTCCTCGGCGGCGATGGCGCGCGGCCGCATCATCCTCATCTCCGGCGGCCTTGCGGTCCTGCTGGTCAGCGGCCTGCTGGGCTGGACGATCACCCGTAGCCTGACCGGGCCGCTGGGCCGCGCCACCCGCGCCGCCGAGGCCATCGCCGACGGCCGCCTGGACAACGACGTGAGCACCGACGCGCGCGACGAACCCGGCCGCCTGCTGGTCGCGATGGGCCGCATGCAGACCCAGTTGCAGCGCTTCTCCAGCGAAACCGCGTTGATGATCGAACTGCATGCCGACAAGGACATCAGCCACCGCATGCCGCAGGACTTCCCGGGCGTGTACGGCGAGCTGAGCAAGGGCATCAACACCATGATGTTCGAGCACCTGGACGCCATCGTCGACGCCATCGGCGTGCTCAACGAATACGCCAACGGCGACCTGCGCCGCGACGCGCGCCGCCTGCCCGGCAGTCGTGCGGTGCTGCACGAGTCGATGGATGCGGCCAAGGCCAGCCTGCTGGCGATCAATACCGAGATCAAGCGCCTGGCCGCGGCCGCCGCCGCGGGCGATTTCAGTGCCCGCGGCGATGCCGCGCACTTCCAGCACGACTTCCGGCTGATGGTGCAGGACCTCAACGCGATGATGGAGGTCAGCGACCGCAACCTGGGCAAGCTGTCGGCGCTGCTGCAGTCCATCGCCGCCGGCGACCTGACCGCGCGCATGGACGGCGAGTTCCATGGCGTGTTCGCCACCATGCGCGACGACGCCAATGCCACCGCCGACCAATTGACCGGCATCGTCGGCCGCATCCAGACCGCCGCGGTCAGCATCAATGCCGCCGCCACCGAGATCGCCGCCGGCAACGACGACCTGTCGCGCCGCACCGAGCAGCAGGCCGCCAGCCTGGAAGAAACCGCCGCTTCGATGGAAGAGCTGACCTCCACGGTGAAGCAGAACGCCGAGCACGCCCGCCAGGCCAATCAGTTGGCGGTGGGCGCCGCCTCGGTCGCCTCGCAGGGCGGCGCGGTGGTCGGCCAGGTGGTCGAGACCATGAGCGGGATCGAGGCGTCCTCCAAGAAGATCGCTGACATCATTTCGGTGATCGATGGCATCGCCTTCCAGACCAACATCCTGGCGCTCAACGCCGCGGTGGAAGCCGCCCGTGCCGGTGAACAGGGCCGGGGCTTCGCCGTGGTCGCCAGTGAAGTGCGCACCCTCGCGCAGCGTTCGGCCAATGCCGCCAAGGAGATCAAGACGCTGATCGACGACTCGGTCGGCCGTGTCGCCACCGGCTCGGCCCTGGTCGACCAGGCCGGCCGCACCATGAGCGAGATCGTCGCCTCGGTACAGCGCGTCACCGACATCATGGGCGAGATCTCCGCGGCCTCGCAGGAGCAGTCGGCCGGCATCGAGCAGGTCAACCAGACCGTCACCCAGATGGACGAGACCACCCAGCAGAACGCCGCCCTGGTCGAGGAAGCCACCGCCGCCGCGCGCTCCATGGAGGAGCAGGCCGGGCAGCTCAGCGATGCGGTCGCACTGTTCAAGATCGACAGTGTCGCCAGCATCGCGCGGCCAGCCGCGGTGCGCGCGGCGCCGGCCAAGCCGGCGGTGCGGGTCGCGAGCAAGGCCGGCACGGCACCGCAACCGGCGGTACGCAGGCCCGTGGTGGCCGCCGCCAGCAATGGCGACGCCTGGCAGGAGTTCTGA
- a CDS encoding methyl-accepting chemotaxis protein — MNAFLQRYNVGRRLAGAFGLLILLSCLLVAAGMLSMSRAQTELDQIVKKNVEKTRISNDMLDANNKILGALGTLAMVTSDELNQQAVAEIKKQRQRYIELRAELDKFPPSAKGKVVRAKIDAARATARALNDQVIALSLASRNDEAQALLINRSRPATLAWNGYIRENVDLQNEQLQTAYANATQAIANGRNLLLAGGVMVLLVSGLLGWTITRSLTQPLHRATRAAEAIASGRLDNDVATDARDEPARLLNAMHIMQTQLRNLMRAQDEMARRHELGEISYRMDESAFTGDYARMVHDANKMVGDHIAVKMQTVHLIERYAIGDLSQDMPQLPGEKATITTAMAAVKGNLMRMSGEINQLAAAALAGNFAARGDAVYFQYDFRAIVESLNQLMATADGNLQALSQMLQSIAAGDLTARMHGDFNGVFARMRDDANTTAEQLAAIVGRIQTAAVSINAAATEIAAGNDDLSRRTEQQAASLEETAASMEELTSTVKQNAEHARQANQLAVGAAAVASQGGSVVAQVVETMSGIEASSKKIADIISVIDGIAFQTNILALNAAVEAARAGDQGRGFAVVASEVRTLAQRSSSAAKEIKGLIDDSVTRVTEGSVLVDQAGRTMSEIVASVQRVTDIMGEISAASQEQATGIEQVNQTVVQMDETTQQNAALVEEATAAARSMEEQAGQLTSTVALFKIDSIGDAAGGMRPAPVLRPSVAANAPRVAKAAARSHRQPAKRAAVAVGGDWQEF, encoded by the coding sequence ATGAATGCCTTTCTGCAACGCTACAACGTCGGACGCCGCCTCGCCGGCGCCTTTGGCCTCCTGATCCTGCTGTCCTGCTTATTGGTAGCCGCAGGCATGCTTTCCATGTCGCGCGCCCAGACCGAGCTGGACCAGATCGTCAAGAAGAACGTCGAGAAGACCCGCATCAGCAACGACATGCTCGACGCCAACAACAAGATCCTTGGCGCGCTGGGCACGCTGGCGATGGTGACCAGCGACGAACTCAACCAGCAGGCTGTGGCAGAGATCAAGAAGCAGCGTCAGCGCTACATCGAATTGCGTGCCGAGCTGGACAAGTTCCCGCCCTCCGCAAAAGGCAAGGTGGTGCGTGCCAAGATCGACGCGGCACGGGCGACCGCGCGCGCCCTGAACGACCAGGTCATCGCGCTGTCCCTCGCCAGTCGCAACGACGAAGCGCAAGCCCTGCTGATCAATCGCTCGCGGCCTGCGACCCTTGCCTGGAACGGCTACATCCGCGAGAACGTGGACCTGCAGAACGAGCAGTTGCAGACCGCCTACGCCAACGCGACGCAGGCCATCGCCAATGGCCGCAACCTGTTGCTCGCCGGCGGTGTCATGGTGCTGCTGGTCAGCGGTCTGCTGGGCTGGACCATCACCCGCAGCCTGACCCAGCCGCTGCACCGTGCCACGCGTGCAGCGGAAGCCATCGCGAGCGGGCGCCTGGACAACGACGTCGCCACCGACGCGCGCGACGAACCGGCGCGGCTGCTGAATGCGATGCACATCATGCAGACGCAATTGCGCAACCTGATGCGCGCGCAGGATGAAATGGCGCGCCGCCACGAACTCGGCGAGATCAGCTACCGCATGGACGAGAGCGCGTTCACGGGCGACTACGCGCGCATGGTCCACGACGCGAACAAGATGGTCGGCGATCACATCGCAGTGAAAATGCAGACCGTGCATCTCATCGAACGCTACGCGATCGGCGACCTTTCCCAGGACATGCCGCAGCTGCCCGGCGAGAAGGCCACGATCACCACGGCGATGGCTGCGGTGAAGGGCAATCTGATGCGCATGAGCGGCGAGATCAACCAGCTCGCCGCCGCCGCCCTGGCCGGCAATTTCGCCGCGCGCGGCGACGCCGTCTACTTCCAGTACGATTTCCGCGCCATCGTCGAGAGTCTCAACCAACTGATGGCCACCGCCGACGGCAATCTGCAGGCGCTGTCGCAGATGCTGCAGTCGATCGCCGCCGGCGACCTCACCGCGCGCATGCACGGCGACTTCAATGGCGTGTTCGCCAGGATGCGCGACGACGCCAATACCACAGCGGAGCAGTTGGCGGCGATCGTCGGCCGCATCCAGACCGCCGCAGTCAGCATCAATGCCGCGGCCACCGAGATCGCTGCCGGCAACGACGACCTGTCGCGCCGCACCGAGCAACAGGCCGCCAGCCTGGAAGAGACCGCGGCCTCGATGGAAGAACTGACCTCCACCGTGAAGCAGAATGCCGAACACGCCCGCCAGGCCAATCAGTTGGCGGTGGGTGCGGCGGCCGTCGCCTCGCAAGGCGGCAGCGTGGTCGCCCAGGTGGTCGAGACCATGAGCGGCATTGAGGCCTCGTCGAAGAAGATCGCCGACATCATCTCGGTCATCGACGGCATCGCCTTCCAGACCAACATCCTGGCGCTCAATGCGGCGGTGGAAGCGGCGCGTGCCGGCGACCAGGGTCGCGGTTTCGCCGTCGTTGCCAGCGAAGTACGCACCCTGGCGCAACGCTCGTCGAGCGCGGCCAAGGAGATCAAGGGCCTGATCGACGACTCGGTCACGCGCGTGACCGAAGGTTCGGTCCTGGTCGACCAGGCCGGCCGCACCATGAGCGAGATCGTGGCCTCGGTGCAGCGCGTGACCGACATCATGGGCGAGATCTCGGCCGCCTCGCAGGAGCAGGCGACCGGCATCGAACAGGTCAACCAGACGGTAGTACAGATGGACGAGACCACCCAGCAGAACGCGGCCTTGGTGGAAGAGGCCACTGCGGCAGCGCGTTCCATGGAAGAACAGGCCGGTCAGCTCACCAGCACCGTAGCGCTGTTCAAGATCGACAGCATCGGCGACGCGGCCGGCGGCATGCGCCCGGCCCCAGTACTCAGGCCATCCGTTGCGGCCAACGCACCGCGTGTCGCCAAGGCAGCCGCCCGTTCGCACAGGCAGCCCGCCAAGCGCGCAGCGGTCGCGGTCGGCGGCGACTGGCAGGAGTTCTGA